Proteins found in one Arachis stenosperma cultivar V10309 chromosome 8, arast.V10309.gnm1.PFL2, whole genome shotgun sequence genomic segment:
- the LOC130945133 gene encoding early nodulin-like protein 1, with product MIMELLDHHGRPIIICLLLLIVLSRPSQGYKFYVGGKDGWVLNPSESYNQWAERNRFQVSDTLVFKYKEGSESVLEVKKEDYEKCNKKKAIKKLEGGDSSEFQFDRSGPFYFISGNDDNCEKGQKLIVVVLAQRPPPPPPQNTPKCPPPSPIHNPPYVTPPQAPSPGHNNHHPNPPYTPIVPPKTPSPTPPQAPSPGHNPPYVTPTPPQAPSPVPPYVTPTPPQAPSPGHPNPPYTPIVPPKTPSPEAPSPGHNPPYTPIVTPTPPQAPSPAHTPIIPPYVTPTPPQPAPSPGHNPPYTPIVPPQAAPSPGHNNHHPNPPYTPIVPPSPGNNPYVPTPRSSPSPYVPTPISQPPYHTPTPPQPPSPAHNNHHPNPPYVPSPISQAPSPATNNNHYPNPPYAPSNPPKTPSPLSQPPYSAAAPTPTSSQPPYNTSPVSQPPTGTGTAPIGSPQYSPTAPSPSVSTPSPASATPSPPSPSPSISTSAPTPLASPSSSPGAATPAATPDSLSPGGAATPASSSNETTPATPNGKPSSSGWAANPSPVSVNSAIAIFVAAALSTIIA from the exons ATGATCATGGAGCTTCTTGATCATCATGGTAGGCCTATAATAATCTGCCTCTTGTTGTTGATTGTGTTGTCAAGACCCTCACAAGGGTACAAATTCTATGTTGGTGGGAAAGATGGTTGGGTTCTGAATCCTTCTGAGAGTTACAACCAATGGGCGGAAAGGAACAGGTTCCAAGTCAGTGACACATTGG TGTTTAAGTACAAGGAGGGATCAGAGTCAGTGTTGGAGGTGAAGAAAGAAGACTATGAGAAATGCAACAAAAAGAAGGCAATAAAGAAACTAGAGGGGGGAGATAGTAGTGAGTTCCAATTTGATAGGTCAggtccattctacttcattagTGGGAATGATGATAATTGTGAGAAAGGTCAGAAGCTTATTGTTGTGGTGTTAGCTCAAagaccaccaccaccacctcctcAAAATACACCAAAATGTCCTCCTCCTTCACCAATTCATAATCCTCCCTATGTCACTCCACCACAAGCTCCTTCTCCCGGACATAACAATCATCATCCCAACCCTCCATATACCCCAATAGTTCCCCCAAAAACACCTTCACCAACTCCACCACAAGCTCCCTCCCCTGGCCATAACCCACCGTATGTTACTCCAACACCACCACAAGCACCTTCCCCTGTTCCACCATATGTTACCCCAACTCCACCACAAGCTCCTTCTCCTGGACATCCCAACCCTCCATATACCCCAATAGTCCCTCCAAAAACACCTTCACCAGAAGCACCCTCCCCTGGCCATAACCCTCCATATACTCCAATAGTTACTCCAACACCACCACAAGCTCCTTCCCCTGCCCATACTCCAATTATTCCACCATACGTTACTCCAACTCCACCGCAACCTGCTCCTTCCCCCGGCCATAACCCTCCATACACTCCAATAGTTCCACCACAAGCCGCACCTTCCCCCGGCCATAACAATCATCATCCTAACCCTCCATACACTCCAATTGTTCCACCATCACCTGGTAACAATCCATATGTACCAACACcaagatcatcaccttctccatatgTACCAACGCCAATTTCTCAACCACCTTATCATACTCCAACTCCACCACAGCCTCCTTCCCCTGCTCATAACAATCATCACCCTAATCCTCCATATGTTCCATCACCAATTTCTCAAGCTCCTTCCCCTGCTACCAACAACAACCATTACCCAAACCCACCATATGCTCCATCAAACCCTCCAAAAACACCATCACCGCTTTCTCAGCCTCCCTATAGTGCTGCTGCTCCAACGCCAACATCATCACAACCACCATACAATACTTCCCCTGTTTCTCAACCTCCCACCGGCACCGGAACTGCACCCATAGGCTCACCACAGTACTCTCCAACAGCGCCATCACCTTCGGTTTCAACTCCATCACCGGCGTCTGCTACACCATCACCACCCTCACCCTCACCCTCCATTTCTACATCCGCTCCGACTCCTCTCGCTTCCCCATCTTCCTCTCCAGGAGCAGCAACTCCTGCAGCCACGCCGGACTCCTTGAGTCCCGGTGGGGCCGCCACGCCGGCGTCGTCTTCGAACGAAACGACACCAGCAACGCCAAACGGGAAACCTTCGTCGTCTGGATGGGCTGCAAATCCATCACCAGTTTCGGTTAATTCAGCCATCGCCATTTTCGTCGCTGCCGCACTAAGCACTATTATTGCCTAG